Part of the Rhodothermus bifroesti genome, GTTTACCGCCAGCTGAACATCGGCACAGCCAAGCCAGACCCAGAGGCACTAGCCCGCGTGCCACACCACTTTATTAACGAGCGCGATTTAGGCGAGCCGTTTTCTGCAGGGCACTTTGCCTTTGAAGCTTGGGCCCGCATGGCTGCAATCCTTGAACGGGGACGCATTCCCTTGGTTGTAGGGGGCTCAACCCTGTATCTTGAAGCCTTACAGTTTGGATTGGCTGAAATTCCCGATATAGACCCATCCGTACGTCAGTGGCTTCAAGAGCGGCTTGCCCGGGAAGGGCCTGAACGGCTTTATCGTGAGCTGGTTCAGGTCGATCCACAAGCAGCGCAGCGGCTGGATCCCTCCAAAACGCAGCGGGTGCTACGGGCCTTAGAAGTGTACCACGGCACAGGCCGTCCTATTACAGCCTATTATCAAAACCACCGACGCCCGCCGTACGCTTTTCGGACAATTGTGCTCTACCGCGAACGATCTGTGCTTTACGAGCGCATTAACCGTCGGGTGGATGCCATGCTTGAAGCTGGCCTGGTCCAAGAAGTGGAGTCCCTGCTTCAGGCTGGGTATGATCCCACGCTAGAAGCGCTACGCACGATTGGCTATGCGGAAGTGATACCCTATCTCAAAGGAGTCTATCCATATGCAACCATGCGTGCGCTGATTCAGCGCAATACGCGACGTTATGCTAAGCGCCAGCTTGCTTGGTTTCGGCGTTTTTCGTTTGAGTGGATCTTGCTTGAAGATTAGCCCGTGCGCCAAAATCGCATGCGCACGCGCCGACCGCTGGCTTCATAGATAACTTGATCTGCCAACTTTTCCATTAGAAAAAGGCCCCGCCCTCCGGGTTGAAGAAGCATTTCTTTATCCTCTGGATTATAGGAGGGTACGCGCGATCGGTCAAACCCATCCCCTTCGTCTTCTACGCAAAGTTCAAGCACATGAGGATCTAAAGCATCTAGTACAATATGAACTTGCTTTGTGGGATCCATACGGTTCCCGTGACGCATTGCATTGGTGATAGCTTCGCTGGCTGCCAGTACCAAGCGGTTCACCAAAGCGGCGTCGTTTGTCCATCGATAGGCGGCCTGCTCTAGCGTTTCCAGTATGCAGGCCATTGCCTTTAAATCACTCGGAATGTGCCACTGAAGCTGCATGGCGCGTTGCGTTGCGCTGGCATACCATTGTCAATACCTCAGCCAGTTGGCCAGCCAGCAGACGCCGATCGTAGCGGCGAACCACTTCGGCTTTGCCTTGAGGCAGGCGTTGGGTCTTCCAGTCAGCATAGATGCGCGCGAGTGCCTGCGCAATTGCCGACACGTCGTGTGGGGAGGTTAGGTAGGCCGCCCCGTAGGCTTCAAGAACTGTTCGCGCCTCGCCCTCTGGTACCAAAGCTAAAATGGGTTTTCGGGTACCGATATACTCAAACAGTTTGCTAGTCGAAATGCTGGCAGCCCCGGGCTGCTCCCCTACCGTCATCCAAAGCACATCGGCTGTTTTGAGGGCTGCGATGGTTTCTGGGTGCGAACGGTATCCTTCTAGCCGTACAACGTCACCTAAGCCGAGCTGCGTAATGCACTGCGGCACATGGGGAGGAAACAGACCAACAAAAATGGCTTCAACATGCCTGCGCGCTTCGGGCTGATGGTGTAGCCATTGGGCTAGTCCCCGAAGAAAGTCGTCCGGCTGCTGTGCATCGTAAAAGACCCCCGCATAGAGCAGCCGTAAGCGCTCCTTGCTGTTGGATGAGGAGGCGGGGTGGTTTTCAAAATCTTCCGGGTCAAAGCCATGTGGAATAACAATAGGCGTACGTTTACCTCTGGGAAGCCGTGCGCCAAGCTGCTGGGCAAGGGTTGCATTGATGGTGATAACGCAGCTAGCTCGGTGCAGGACGTAGCGTTCCAGCTTAGCGTGAAGTCGTCGATGCCAGCCCGTAGGGAAGAACTGGCGTGGATTGCCTAGCCAGTCGTCTCGGTAGTCCACCACAAGCGGTAGATGGCTTTTCTGTTGTAAACGTGCCCCAATGAGCAAGGCTGTAGGCGGAGGGCTAGAAGCAAAAATAGCGTCAAACGGACGCATCCGAAGGAGCTTCTCACCAGCTCGTAGCGCTGGCAGGAGCCAGCCAATTTTGTTGTCGGGTACAAACAGCCAACCACTCAAGCGCATCCAATAGCGGCGTAGCACCTCGGAGGGCATCTCGAGCCGTGTAGGACGTCGGGCAAGCAAGCGTAGCGGATCTAGCGAAGAGGTACGCACGATTTCTACACCGGCCGTTTCGACCTCGTGTAGCAGCGCCTCATCGTAGGCAAAGTATTTCCCAGGCCAAACTGTTAAAACCGTAGGCTGCCAACCGTAGTGCGGTAGGTATTTGACAAATTTGGCAACGCGCTGCACGCCGCTAAGCCCCATAGGTGGAAAATAGTAGGCAATGACAAGCACCCGAGGCATGGTTACAGCACATAGAGGGTTTTAGGAACATGTGTGAGGTTCAGGTAGCCTTCTGGTGTAAGCACGATAAGATCCTCAAGGCGCACGCCAAAACGTTCTGGAAGATAAACGCCAGGCTCGATTGTAATTACGACACCAGAAGGGAGTGCGGCTTCATTTTGTGCAGCAATGCGCGGCCATTCGTGTACCTCTAGGCCTACGCCGTGCCCAAGGCTATGCGTAAAATACTTCTCCAAGCCAGCGGCTTTAAGCGCAGCCCGGGCAGCTTGGTCTAGTTCAGCCGCCGAAATGCCTGCACGAGCCTTCGCTAACGCAGCTTCTTGGGCCGCAGCAACGCACTGGTAGACGTGCGCAACCTCATCTTGCACAGGACCTAAAACGACCGTACGCGTCATGTCGGAGGCATAGCCATCGACATAGCAGCCAAAGTCCAGCACAACAACATCTCCTCGGCGTAAGCGTCGCTTTGTTGGCCGGGCATGCGGAAGAGCACTGTTGGGTCCAGAGGCAACAATAGGCTCGAAAGCCATGCGTTCAGCACCACGGCGCAAGTGCCGATAGACGATCTCCGCGGCCAGCTCTTGCTCCGAAATGCCAGGGGTGATGAGTGCGAGTACTTCCTCAAATACAGTTTCTGAGATTGCTTGGGCTTGTCGGATGGCTTTTAGTGCTGCAGCATCTTTAACGGCCTTGAGTTCATTAAGCCATCCAGAGCGTGGGATCCAGGCCACATGCGGTAGTTTCTCTTGGAAGCTTTGCAGTGCGGCAAAGCTTAGATGGTCGGCTTGAAAAATCACCCGGTGCACGTTGTCAAACAGCCCAGTGGCTGTAGCATGCCCGATCAGATCGGGGCCTGAGATGTGGCAATGTGCCCCTTGGACCTCAGCATGGGCTTGGGTTGCGTAGCGACCATCAGTAAGAAAATGAGCATCTTGAAGACGTACAAGGAGCATTCCATTAGAACCAGTAAATCCGCATGCCCAGCGGATATCAGGCAGGTGGGAAAGAAGCACAGCGTCTCCCCCTTCAAAGGCCAGACGGGCTTGTAGCGAGGCGATGCGAGCGTGGTACATCAATAGGTACGTAACGTGTAGTTTGGCGCCTCTTTAGTAATGTAGATGTCGTGGGGGTGGCTTTCGCGAATTCCTGCAGGCGTGATGCGCACAAAACGTGCTTTTTCGTAGAGCTCGTCAATAGTAGCGCATCCACAGTAGCCCATAGCCGCACGCAATCCACCGATCATTTGATAGACCACTTCGCTCAGGCGGCCGCTATAAGGCACACGGCCTTCAATGCCTTCAGGCACGAGCTTAGCTAGTTCATCTTCAGCATCTTGGAAGTACCGATCTTTGCTGCCTGCAGCCATGGCTCCCAGCGAGCCCATCCCCCGATAGCTTTTGTACTTACGTCCTTCATAGATGATTGTCTCGCCTGGACTTTCTTCAACAGCGGCAAACAAACTGCCAATCATTACGCTGGAAGCTCCTGCAGCCAAGGCTTTAGGAATGTCGCCTGTGTGTTTGATCCCGCCGTCGGCAATCACGGGAACCCCACGCGCGCGTGCTTCGGCAGCGCAAAGCAGGATCGCTGTAAGTTGCGGTACGCCTACACCAGTCACAACCCGTGTAGTACAAATAGACCCGGGGCCAATGCCTACCTTTACCGCATCAGCACCTGCTGCAATCAGGTCCCGCGTGCCCTCAGCAGTAGCGACATTTCCAGCGATAACGTCCAAGTTCTCAAAGTGCGATTTGATAAGTTCAACTGTGCGCAAGACACCCTCTGAGTGGCCATGGGCGGTATCTACGGTGACAAAGTCTACGCCCGCTTCTACCAGTGCAGCTACGCGATCCAATACATCGGAAGTCACCCCGACAGCAGCACCTACGCGCAGCCGTCCGTGCGCATCCTTACAAGCATTGGGATACTGGCGCTTTTTTTCAATATCCTTGAATGTGATGAGTCCTTTTAGGCGTCCTTGGGCGTCAACAACAGGCAGTTTTTCGATCTTGTTGGCTTCTAAAATGCGCTCAGCTTCTTCAAGCGTGGTACCTACAGGGGCGGTAATGAGTCCTTGGGAGGTCATCACTTCGCGCAATGGGCGCTGGCTATCGACCTGAAAACGCAGGTCGCGATTGGTCACAATGCCGACCAGGTGACCATTGTCGTCTACAATAGGAATACCGCCGATGGCGTAACGGGCCATCAGGCGTCGTGCATCGGCGACGGTGTGCTCTGGGTGCAGCGTGATCGGGTCCATGATCATGCCGCTTTCCGAGCGTTTGACGCGTCGGACTTCTGCCGCTTGGCGCTCAATGGTCATGTTTTTGTGGAGTACGCCCACGCCGCCCTCACGGGCAATGGCAATAGCCATTTCTGACTCGGTAACCGTATCCATAGCTGCCGAGACCAGCGGAATGTTGAGCCGGATGTTGCGGGTGAGCCAAGTCGTGGTCGAAACTTCTCGGGGCATTACCGCGGAGCGGCGGGGTACCAAAAGCACATCATCGTAGGTTAAGCCCTCTCCGATGAATTTCCAGGCAATATGCTCAGGGTATGCCTCAGAACTAATGTGTGTCTGCGGTTCCATGGTTGGGTAGCGGTTTGAAGACTTTTGGGGGGACAAGGCCTACCATGCGGTATAATCGGCGTACTTCGTCAGCACTAAGGCGGCGCCATTTACCTGGACGTACACCTTGTGTGGTGAGCCCGGCATAGTGCGTACGCTTTAAGTGCACCACCTCATGGCCTAAGGCTTCTAGCATGCGCCGCACTTGTCGGTTGCGGCCTTCATAGAGCATTAGAGCAATTTCGTGGGGATCAGCTGGGTTAACGGAAACGCGCTCTGCGCGTGCTAAACCATCTTCAAGCAGCACGCCTT contains:
- the miaA gene encoding tRNA (adenosine(37)-N6)-dimethylallyltransferase MiaA, which translates into the protein MPVVHELVQTLACWQAEHAAEGTFLILAGPTAVGKTALSLALAETLGAEIISADSRQVYRQLNIGTAKPDPEALARVPHHFINERDLGEPFSAGHFAFEAWARMAAILERGRIPLVVGGSTLYLEALQFGLAEIPDIDPSVRQWLQERLAREGPERLYRELVQVDPQAAQRLDPSKTQRVLRALEVYHGTGRPITAYYQNHRRPPYAFRTIVLYRERSVLYERINRRVDAMLEAGLVQEVESLLQAGYDPTLEALRTIGYAEVIPYLKGVYPYATMRALIQRNTRRYAKRQLAWFRRFSFEWILLED
- a CDS encoding ATP-binding protein — translated: MACILETLEQAAYRWTNDAALVNRLVLAASEAITNAMRHGNRMDPTKQVHIVLDALDPHVLELCVEDEGDGFDRSRVPSYNPEDKEMLLQPGGRGLFLMEKLADQVIYEASGRRVRMRFWRTG
- a CDS encoding glycosyltransferase family 4 protein; this encodes MPRVLVIAYYFPPMGLSGVQRVAKFVKYLPHYGWQPTVLTVWPGKYFAYDEALLHEVETAGVEIVRTSSLDPLRLLARRPTRLEMPSEVLRRYWMRLSGWLFVPDNKIGWLLPALRAGEKLLRMRPFDAIFASSPPPTALLIGARLQQKSHLPLVVDYRDDWLGNPRQFFPTGWHRRLHAKLERYVLHRASCVITINATLAQQLGARLPRGKRTPIVIPHGFDPEDFENHPASSSNSKERLRLLYAGVFYDAQQPDDFLRGLAQWLHHQPEARRHVEAIFVGLFPPHVPQCITQLGLGDVVRLEGYRSHPETIAALKTADVLWMTVGEQPGAASISTSKLFEYIGTRKPILALVPEGEARTVLEAYGAAYLTSPHDVSAIAQALARIYADWKTQRLPQGKAEVVRRYDRRLLAGQLAEVLTMVCQRNATRHAASVAHSE
- a CDS encoding M24 family metallopeptidase, with translation MYHARIASLQARLAFEGGDAVLLSHLPDIRWACGFTGSNGMLLVRLQDAHFLTDGRYATQAHAEVQGAHCHISGPDLIGHATATGLFDNVHRVIFQADHLSFAALQSFQEKLPHVAWIPRSGWLNELKAVKDAAALKAIRQAQAISETVFEEVLALITPGISEQELAAEIVYRHLRRGAERMAFEPIVASGPNSALPHARPTKRRLRRGDVVVLDFGCYVDGYASDMTRTVVLGPVQDEVAHVYQCVAAAQEAALAKARAGISAAELDQAARAALKAAGLEKYFTHSLGHGVGLEVHEWPRIAAQNEAALPSGVVITIEPGVYLPERFGVRLEDLIVLTPEGYLNLTHVPKTLYVL
- the guaB gene encoding IMP dehydrogenase, whose amino-acid sequence is MEPQTHISSEAYPEHIAWKFIGEGLTYDDVLLVPRRSAVMPREVSTTTWLTRNIRLNIPLVSAAMDTVTESEMAIAIAREGGVGVLHKNMTIERQAAEVRRVKRSESGMIMDPITLHPEHTVADARRLMARYAIGGIPIVDDNGHLVGIVTNRDLRFQVDSQRPLREVMTSQGLITAPVGTTLEEAERILEANKIEKLPVVDAQGRLKGLITFKDIEKKRQYPNACKDAHGRLRVGAAVGVTSDVLDRVAALVEAGVDFVTVDTAHGHSEGVLRTVELIKSHFENLDVIAGNVATAEGTRDLIAAGADAVKVGIGPGSICTTRVVTGVGVPQLTAILLCAAEARARGVPVIADGGIKHTGDIPKALAAGASSVMIGSLFAAVEESPGETIIYEGRKYKSYRGMGSLGAMAAGSKDRYFQDAEDELAKLVPEGIEGRVPYSGRLSEVVYQMIGGLRAAMGYCGCATIDELYEKARFVRITPAGIRESHPHDIYITKEAPNYTLRTY